Proteins encoded by one window of Aphis gossypii isolate Hap1 chromosome X, ASM2018417v2, whole genome shotgun sequence:
- the LOC114125183 gene encoding zinc finger protein 22-like has translation MTCDKSFTQRSHLTAYHRTPTEDQCDVCDNSFTEKSNLTTHHQRYTEEKPYQCEVCGKSFTQNHTLIDHRRTHTGEKPYQCDVCGTSFSQSNNLKVHQRTHTEENPYQCNVCGKSFSQSNKLIDRTDRSSANAHGREVIRV, from the coding sequence ATGACGTGTGATAAATCGTTCACTCAAAGGAGTCATCTAACAGCATACCATCGAACACCCACGGAAGACCAGTGTGACGTTTGTGACAACTCGTTCACTGAGAAAAGTAATCTAACAACACACCATCAAAGGTACACGGAAGAGAAGCCATACCAGTGTGAAGTTTGTGGCAAATCGTTTACTCAAAACCATACACTGATAGATCACCGTCGAACGCACACGGGAGAAAAACCATACCAGTGTGACGTTTGTGGTACATCGTTTTCTCAAAGCAATAACCTGAAAGTTCATCAACGAACTCACACGGAAGAAAATCCATATCAGTGTAACGTTTGTGGAAAATCGTTTTCTCAAAGCAATAAACTGATAGATAGAACTGATAGATCATCAGCGAACGCTCACGGGAGAGAAGTCATAAGAGTATAA
- the LOC126552828 gene encoding zinc finger protein ZFP2-like has protein sequence MCDKSFIQSSNLTAHHRTHMAERPYSCNVCGQSFSRNSNLKVHQRTHTKEKPYQCKVCGKSFTRSSHLTVHNRTHTGEKPFSYNVCDKSFTQSNHLTVHNRTHTGEKPFSCNVCGKSFTQRNHLTVHNRTHTGEKPFSYNVCDKSFAHNCVLKVHQQTHTEENPYQCNVCGKSQSNKLIDHQRAHTGEKS, from the coding sequence ATGTGTGATAAATCGTTCATTCAGAGTAGTAATTTAACAGCACACCATCGCACGCACATGGCAGAAAGACCATACTCGTGTAACGTTTGTGGCCAATCATTTTCTCGAAACAGTAATCTAAAAGTTCATCAACGAACTCACACGAAAGAAAAGCCATACCAATGTAAAGTTTGTGGCAAATCGTTCACTCGGAGTAGTCATCTAACAGTACACAATCGAACGCACACGGGAGAAAAACCTTTCTCATATAACGTTTGTGACAAATCGTTCACTCAGAGTAATCATCTAACAGTACACAATCGAACGCACACGGGAGAAAAACCTTTCTCATGTAACGTTTGTGGCAAATCGTTCACTCAGAGAAATCATCTAACAGTACACAATCGAACGCACACGGGAGAAAAACCTTTCTCATATAACGTTTGTGACAAATCGTTTGCTCACAATTGTGTCCTGAAAGTTCATCAACAAACTCACACGGAAGAAAATCCATACCAGTGTAACGTTTGTGGAAAATCTCAAAGCAATAAACTGATAGATCATCAGCGAGCGCACACGGGAGAGAAGTCATAA